Proteins found in one Triticum urartu cultivar G1812 chromosome 4, Tu2.1, whole genome shotgun sequence genomic segment:
- the LOC125553089 gene encoding uncharacterized protein LOC125553089, whose product MARRADLHLAALLLLLLAAAPALSSAAAGTIVFTTLGRSRYAFDIYALPLAPSLSLPASPSTELRLTDGASVNYNGNFAPSSDALLFVSERNGSLNIYLSPAPPSSSRREALEVGDGDSSPPAAPTPLLPWDPVALRDRPALTRDGSRLVYVSTAVPAAAPRRSWAAVYATHLPSGRATRLTPPGLADFSPAVSPSGDWTAAASPGEAGWAGEVQDLRTDVYVFRTDDGSRRTLLVKDGGWPCWADDATLFFHRRDSDGWYGVYRAKVEVSDDGLLAAASSVERITPPGFHAFTPAASPGAPGLVAVATRRPGSDYRHIEVLDLNAGAENAAYFEVTRPVAPRAHHFNPFVSPDGARVGYHRCRGSGNGDSPLLLESLKSPASESLFRIDGSYPSFSPDGKRIAFVGLPGLYVVNSDGSGGRRKILSGNAFPTSWDWKRKGVIYTSIGPDFASESTEVDVVAVSLGDEHGGDGSISQVSIKKLTIGGENNAFPSPSPDGKWLVFRSGRSGHKNLYIMDAEDGEAGGIRRLTDGPWTDTMCNWSPDGEWIAFASDRHNPGGGSFAIHMVHPNGTGLRRVVHSADGGRTNHPWFSPDSKSMVFTSDLAAVSAEPISNPHHYQPYGEIFTINIDGSGLQRLTHNSFEDGTPSWTPHFLEPRDVGETLRASGSCAFQDCHWLSIEDDAQPASVALRYAHGSNKIGC is encoded by the coding sequence ATGGCTCGCCGCGCCGACCTCCacctcgccgccctcctcctACTCCTGCTAGCCGCCGCGCCCGCGCTCTCCTCCGCCGCGGCCGGCACCATCGTCTTCACCACGCTCGGCCGCAGCCGCTACGCCTTCGACATCTACGCCCTCCCgctcgccccctccctctccctccccgcCTCCCCTTCGACAGAGCTCCGCCTCACCGACGGCGCCTCCGTCAACTACAACGGCAACTTCGCGCCCTCCTCCGACGCGCTGCTCTTCGTCTCCGAGCGCAACGGCTCCCTCAACATCTACCTCTCCCCCGCCCCTCCCTCCTCATCCCGCCGCGAGGCGCTCGAGGTCGGCGATGGGGACTCCTCTCCGCCTGCGGCCCCGACGCCGCTGCTGCCCTGGGACCCCGTCGCGCTGCGGGACCGCCCGGCCCTCACCCGCGACGGCTCCCGCCTCGTCTACGTCTCCACCGCCGTCCCCGCGGCCGCCCCGCGCCGGAGCTGGGCGGCCGTCTACGCCACCCACCTCCCCTCCGGCCGGGCCACCCGGCTCACCCCGCCCGGCCTCGCCGACTTCAGCCCCGCCGTCTCGCCCTCCGGGGACTggaccgccgccgcctcccccgGCGAGGCAGGCTGGGCCGGCGAGGTGCAGGACCTCCGCACCGACGTCTACGTCTTCCGGACCGACGACGGCTCCCGGCGCACGCTGCTCGTCAAAGACGGCGGCTGGCCCTGCTGGGCCGACGACGCCACGCTCTTCTTCCACCGCCGGGACAGCGACGGCTGGTACGGCGTGTACCGCGCCAAGGTCGAGGTCTCCGATGACGGGCTCCTGGCGGCGGCCTCGTCCGTGGAGCGGATCACCCCGCCGGGGTTCCACGCCTTCACGCCCGCCGCGTCGCCCGGGGCGCCGGGGCTCGTCGCGGTGGCCACCAGGCGGCCCGGCTCGGACTACCGGCACATCGAGGTGCTCGACCTGAACGCCGGCGCCGAGAACGCCGCCTACTTCGAGGTGACCAGGCCCGTGGCGCCGCGCGCGCACCACTTCAACCCGTTCGTCTCGCCGGACGGCGCGCGCGTCGGGTACCACCGGTGCCGGGGCAGCGGGAACGGGGACTCGCCGCTGCTGCTGGAGAGCCTCAAGAGCCCGGCGTCGGAATCGCTGTTCAGGATCGACGGGTCGTACCCTTCCTTCTCGCCGGACGGCAAGAGGATCGCCTTCGTCGGGCTGCCGGGGCTGTACGTGGTGAATTCCGACGGCTCCGGTGGTCGCCGTAAGATCCTCTCCGGGAACGCGTTCCCCACGTCGTGGGACTGGAAGAGGAAAGGGGTGATCTACACCAGCATCGGGCCGGACTTCGCGAGCGAGAGCACGGAGGTGGACGTGGTGGCCGTGTCCCTCGGCGATGAGCACGGCGGCGACGGCAGCATCTCTCAGGTTTCCATCAAGAAGCTCACAATCGGAGGCGAGAACAACGCGTTCCCGTCCCCGTCGCCGGACGGCAAGTGGCTGGTGTTCCGGTCGGGGAGGTCCGGGCACAAGAACCTCTACATCATGGACGCGGAGGACGGCGAGGCCGGCGGCATCCGGCGCCTGACGGACGGCCCATGGACCGACACCATGTGCAACTGGTCGCCGGACGGCGAGTGGATCGCCTTCGCCTCCGACCGGCACAACCCGGGGGGCGGCAGCTTCGCCATCCACATGGTGCACCCGAACGGCACCGGGCTGCGGCGGGTGGTGCACAGCGCCGACGGCGGCAGGACGAACCACCCCTGGTTCAGCCCGGACTCCAAGAGCATGGTGTTCACCTCAGACCTCGCCGCCGTGTCCGCGGAGCCCATTTCGAACCCGCACCACTACCAGCCCTACGGCGAGATCTTCACCATCAACATCGACGGCTCGGGGCTCCAGCGGCTCACGCACAACTCGTTTGAGGACGGCACGCCGTCGTGGACGCCGCACTTCCTCGAGCCCCGGGACGTCGGCGAGACGCTGCGAGCCTCCGGGAGCTGCGCATTCCAGGACTGCCACTGGCTCAGCATAGAGGATGATGCCCAGCCTGCAAGTGTTGCCCTTCGCTATGCCCATGGTAGCAACAAGATCGGCTGCTAG
- the LOC125553090 gene encoding BTB/POZ domain-containing protein At2g13690, with protein MAEHAARHLRRRGPVAGWCCSFAGVPPSPDHRLPHRTLSHAAAPQGPAAGSVCTGGEGPRKQLPPKSPSSFHGSPSSKLAGLIDYPRRILSPGRVSPIDPDAHPPIPTPTPTDQPYPQPQPHNPEPQQPMAPFVAVREEEEEGQGDGLDLRLCLRGRDGGCVVVMDLDSAVLCGSSAFFAAMAPEPNAAAGARRIEVDGVDNVAAFRDAVELMFQADAPRWLARAGVSRAIAVLEVASSIMFDKGIRSCLEYIEAVPWNENEEEKLKHLFARCTFDEALSKDVLARLQTQPSSSSEDLTGQLIQSVTSSTNNSARKDMQSLINGLLSKSSVYQKDLSGLNKRSLYQICCSCLNLLVELFKEDLDPKCGTGQALKIRHNKPMIERVSKQSENLSWLFEILVNNDMAENFVVLWAGQDDLIRMHEQASPMFRYELSRISAGVFIALGQGKVQCPSDLRSQLFRGWFTPMLTDFGWLQRCSKGLDARALEDSLGQALLTLPLREQQSLFEEWFQCFASRGAECPNLSRAFQVWWRRSFAR; from the exons ATGGCGGAGCACGCCGcccgccacctccgccgccgcggccccgTCGCCGGCTGGTGCTGCTCCTTCGCCGGCGTCCCGCCCAGCCCCGACCACCGCCTCCCCCACCGCACCCTCTCCCACGCCGCCGCGCCGCAAGGACCAGCAGCAGGATCTGTGTGCACCGGCGGCGAGGGCCCGCGGAAGCAGCTGCCGCCGAAATCCCCCTCCTCCTTCCACGGCTCGCCCTCCTCCAAGCTGGCGGGCCTCATCGACTACCCGCGCCGGATCCTCTCCCCGGGCCGCGTCTCCCCCATCGACCCCGACGCCCACCCGCCCATCCCGACCCCCACCCCCACCGACCAGCCCTACCCACAGCcgcaaccacacaacccggagcCGCAGCAGCCGATGGCCCCGTTCGTCGCggtgcgggaggaggaggaggagggccagGGGGACGGGCTGGATCTGAGGCTCTGCCTCCGGGGCAGGGACGGCGGCTGCGTCGTCGTCATGGACCTCGACTCCGCCGTGCTCTGCGGGAGCAGCGCCTTCTTCGCCGCCATGGCGCCCGAGCCCAACGCCGCCGCCGGGGCCAGGAGGATCGAGGTCGACGGGGTCGACAACGTCGCCGCCTTCAGGGACGCCGTCGAGCTCATGTTCCAGGCCGATGCGCCGCGCTGGCTCGCCAGGGCCGGCGTCTCGCGGGCCATCGCCGTCCTCGAG GTGGCTTCCTCGATTATGTTTGACAAAGGAATCAGATCATGTTTGGAGTACATTGAAGCAGTTCCGTGGAATGAGAATGAGGAAGAGAAGCTAAAGCACCTCTTTGCTAGATGCACTTTCGATGAAGCGTTATCAAAAGATGTACTGGCAAGATTGCAAACACAACCGTCTAGCAGCTCGGAAGACCTGACCGGTCAGCTCATCCAATCTGTCACCAGCAGCACAAACAACAGTGCAAGAAAAGATATGCAGTCTTTGATCAATGGTCTTCTAAGCAAAAGCTCAGTGTATCAAAAGGATTTGTCCGGATTAAACAAAAGGAGCCTCTACCAGATTTGCTGTTCGTGTCTTAACTTGCTGGTAGAACTTTTTAAGGAAGACTTGGATCCGAAATGCGGCACAGGCCAGGCACTGAAAATTAGGCACAATAAACCCATGATTGAGAGAGTGAGCAAGCAAAGTGAGAACCTCAGCTGGCTATTTGAGATCCTGGTCAACAATGATATGGCAGAGAATTTCGTCGTGCTGTGGGCCGGGCAAGACGATCTCATCAGGATGCACGAGCAAGCGTCACCAATGTTCAGGTACGAGCTGAGCCGGATATCAGCGGGCGTGTTCATCGCGCTCGGGCAAGGGAAAGTGCAGTGCCCCAGCGATCTGAGGAGCCAACTGTTCCGGGGATGGTTCACGCCGATGTTAACCGATTTCGGCTGGCTTCAAAGGTGCTCCAAAGGGCTGGATGCGAGAGCGCTGGAGGATAGCCTGGGGCAAGCCCTTCTCACCCTCCCGCTCCGGGAGCAGCAGAGCCTATTCGAGGAGTGGTTCCAGTGCTTCGCGTCTAGGGGTGCGGAATGCCCGAACCTTAGCCGAGCCTTCCAGGTATGGTGGCGAAGGTCATTTGCTAGATAG